TTTCAGACTGGAGTAAAAAAAGCATTTCCGACTGAAAGTTCATCTGGCATTAACATACTGACCCACCACGAAGTAAGCTATTTATTTGCGTTCAAATGCCAAGCCGCATGACAACATACAGGGCGCAGATGTAAGTGGTTTAGTCATTCGAAAACGTCacataaacttttaaaaacagTTTTAAAGCAAAGCTTTACAGTAGTCCCGCGTGGAGGAAAAAGTAATTTTGTCGCGGCGAGTTTTACCCCGAGGGTGGTGTAGCTCACTCACTTGACGGTGATTTACGTGAAACTGACAAAATGAGGGGTTGTTTACCTGCAGTACAATGGTTGGTGTTaatctttattgtttttttattggaaGTTGTTGATGGAGAGACAAAGAATTGGGACAATAGCATGGAAAGTCGAATCCTTCGCTTCTTTGGTTTGACTCAGAAACCAAAAATTGGGGTAAACGCTACGGCTCCTCGCTATATGATTGATATGTACAGAAGGATAGAGGAACAGCATCAACGCAACATCTTCACGACTAGTAGCCGATGCGGATTCGATGACAATGATATTCCGGGCAACACAGTTAGAAGTTTGCAAAATACAGGTATGTCAACTATACATTAGAAAAGATACCTCATAGCCGATGCGTAACACACAAAATAGTCTTCTATGGTTAAGGAACGACAAGTGCACTATCTCTTAAAGTATAGGCTACTAGGTCTTGATTGAACGAAAACCACTATAGTTTCTACCTACAGTATATTTCGTTGAACAAAAAACGACCTATAGTTTTGGTATAGAAATAATTGGATAACACAATTATTTTAcacccgccccccccccccccctccaccTCCACCTTTCCACCTATCTATACTCGATTTAGACGATGTGGAGTAACATAGACTTTAAAAGGAGGATACcttttctttatattaatattttttgtgaAATAACTTGGATTGCAATGAATAATGGTAGTTGACATACGGTACCACTTGTTGCAGTACGGGTGATAAAACCTAAATACCAGCCAAagtattttaactaatttttaaataatttctacGTGTTTGTATGTAAATGTCTCGCAGTGAGATGGTTGTATATCATTGTAATGACTTGAAAACAATAATTCCTTAGTGCCCAGCAATTTTACAGAAAATTTTCGACCACCACAGCTTTTGCGTAACTGCCTATAAACCCAATGTAATACCgtaataaattataaagatCTATAGTAAGCATACGTTGCTGATACTGATATTTGacatttaagaaaataaatcaaaaaaatcaccttatttattttttaccttttgCTGCTGATGTCCGTCATTTATTGCGCGATATACGCATACCGTACGCGTTGGTCTATCCATTCAGACCTTTGCAATAAACTGAATAAAGATATAAAGTATGTTGACTATAATAGTAAtaacttatatttttattaattaatataatgtattatcattatcattctTATTGACAGGTCTGAGCATGCGTAAATCAAGCACCGGAAGTGGCCGTTACCATCAGTTGCTTTCCTTCAACCTGTCAACAATCCCAGAGACCGAAAGTATAACAAAAGCTGAAATCAATTTTGGAATTTTTGAGAACCGAGATGAGGCAAACAATAGACACACGGCAGTTAAAATTTCTCTTTATCAATTACTTAAACGaaacaaatttaatgaaaacaatCTTCTTGACGATCAACCTATTTTAGAGTTTCATTCGTTGCATAACTTTACATCCGAATTTGACGAATACGCAGTCATTGGTATTCTAGACCTGGTCGAGAAATTTCGCTCGCAATCGATGAAGAATCTTCAACTATACGTAGCTTTTCAATTTAGCGGTAATTCGTTAGACAGCGAAAGAGATCTACTCTCTAGTCAAACGTCCCTAATCGTCGTGTCAATAGACCATAGCCAGTGCAAGAGTCGGATCCGGCGTGACGCAGAACCCGCAGACGTCCACAACAACAATCCAAACATCTGTAAAAGAAATCGACTACTCGTGAATTTCAAAGACGTAGGATGGGATGATTGGATTATCGCACCGATGACGTATCAAGCGTATTATTGTGCTGGGGAATGTCCCTTCCCAATGAACGAAAGACTTAACACAACAAACCACGCTATAATGCAGACTTTGGTCGTGTCATTAGACAAATCGGCCGCACCTCCCGTCTGTTGTACACCGACAAACTTATCACCGATTTCAATGTTGTATTTTGATACGAATGACAATGTTGTTCTTCGCCAGTACGAGGACATGGTGGTACAAGAGTGTGGATGT
The window above is part of the Antedon mediterranea chromosome 10, ecAntMedi1.1, whole genome shotgun sequence genome. Proteins encoded here:
- the LOC140060002 gene encoding univin-like, with the translated sequence MRGCLPAVQWLVLIFIVFLLEVVDGETKNWDNSMESRILRFFGLTQKPKIGVNATAPRYMIDMYRRIEEQHQRNIFTTSSRCGFDDNDIPGNTVRSLQNTGLSMRKSSTGSGRYHQLLSFNLSTIPETESITKAEINFGIFENRDEANNRHTAVKISLYQLLKRNKFNENNLLDDQPILEFHSLHNFTSEFDEYAVIGILDLVEKFRSQSMKNLQLYVAFQFSGNSLDSERDLLSSQTSLIVVSIDHSQCKSRIRRDAEPADVHNNNPNICKRNRLLVNFKDVGWDDWIIAPMTYQAYYCAGECPFPMNERLNTTNHAIMQTLVVSLDKSAAPPVCCTPTNLSPISMLYFDTNDNVVLRQYEDMVVQECGCR